A stretch of Roseibium porphyridii DNA encodes these proteins:
- the tagH gene encoding type VI secretion system-associated FHA domain protein TagH, with translation MRITLQIENVDRLETGGQVSYSCADRGFDIGRHEHLDWSLPDPQRVISGRHCEVRYEGGQFVLYDVSTNGTFLNGSPNRMDKEHVLRPGDKVMIGDYIIVVSLDADQSLGSPASVSPNPAPPQWQAPQPAAPAMPDPAWPSAPPAHQQAPYPVEQQGGPWASGPPGMEGRHAPPSSAPGIGTPADDVWSQQGHGWGSADPSLYDPQARAPEPEQVRPALADPMEHLADQPHLNRPEMAVATPAFPQQEEPQQDLGSSPFPALSDGPAGAAEEKPLFNMPDLGAADVEVETPQAPPPPQPEPVAIADSPSVSEAEPEPQTDAPFPEAPDWAAAQIVEKAGNAAEAAPETLPEAQKVETAVTPVEHPNEPVVEPTVETSSPKAISEVSVDFIKAFAEGAGIPEGVLEGRDQEEFARELGVIMQGITSDLMGLLQARSQVKAMTRNANRTLISRSGNNALKFSPTPQMALQTMLSQGAEDNGYLPMDRAMTAAFKDIQKHHVWTYAAMQKAAARFDETLSPNAIEAEGQVAKSTFGNQKAKLWERMQERWTSLSGAYDDGLVGVFTQYFTESYEELTSEDPEQNSGM, from the coding sequence ATGCGTATCACGCTGCAGATTGAGAATGTTGATCGGCTGGAAACCGGAGGGCAGGTATCCTATAGCTGCGCCGACCGGGGTTTCGATATTGGCCGACACGAACATCTTGATTGGAGCCTGCCTGATCCTCAACGTGTCATTTCCGGAAGACACTGCGAAGTACGATATGAGGGCGGGCAATTTGTTCTCTATGACGTCTCAACAAATGGAACGTTTTTGAACGGCAGCCCAAACCGTATGGACAAGGAACATGTCCTGCGTCCTGGCGACAAGGTGATGATTGGCGACTACATTATCGTTGTGTCGCTCGATGCTGACCAAAGTCTTGGCAGCCCGGCAAGTGTTTCACCAAATCCAGCCCCTCCGCAATGGCAAGCTCCGCAGCCTGCAGCTCCTGCAATGCCTGACCCGGCATGGCCCTCAGCACCGCCTGCACATCAGCAAGCACCTTATCCTGTCGAGCAGCAAGGTGGTCCGTGGGCGTCCGGTCCCCCAGGCATGGAAGGACGGCATGCTCCCCCATCTTCTGCGCCAGGCATAGGCACACCCGCTGATGACGTTTGGAGCCAACAGGGGCACGGTTGGGGAAGCGCTGACCCGTCTCTCTATGATCCACAGGCGAGAGCTCCTGAACCAGAGCAGGTGCGGCCTGCTTTGGCTGATCCCATGGAACACCTGGCGGATCAACCGCATCTCAACAGACCGGAAATGGCCGTTGCCACTCCGGCCTTTCCGCAACAGGAAGAGCCACAACAGGATCTCGGCAGCTCGCCTTTTCCTGCCCTGAGTGACGGACCGGCTGGAGCAGCAGAAGAAAAACCGCTTTTCAATATGCCGGACCTCGGTGCAGCTGATGTGGAGGTTGAAACCCCTCAGGCACCACCTCCGCCTCAACCTGAACCTGTGGCAATTGCGGACAGCCCAAGCGTTTCTGAAGCTGAGCCTGAACCCCAAACAGATGCACCTTTTCCGGAAGCCCCGGATTGGGCTGCCGCGCAAATCGTCGAAAAAGCCGGCAATGCTGCAGAGGCAGCGCCCGAGACACTTCCGGAAGCCCAAAAAGTTGAAACGGCTGTTACTCCGGTTGAACATCCGAACGAGCCTGTTGTCGAACCTACCGTTGAAACATCTTCGCCCAAGGCAATTTCTGAAGTTTCAGTCGATTTCATCAAGGCATTTGCAGAAGGTGCAGGTATTCCCGAAGGTGTTCTGGAAGGCAGGGATCAGGAAGAATTTGCGCGAGAGCTCGGTGTCATCATGCAAGGCATAACGAGCGACCTGATGGGGCTGCTGCAGGCACGCAGTCAGGTTAAAGCCATGACACGCAATGCCAACCGAACCCTGATCAGTCGCAGCGGCAACAACGCATTGAAGTTTTCGCCGACGCCTCAGATGGCCTTGCAGACTATGCTGTCTCAAGGCGCTGAGGATAACGGGTATTTGCCGATGGATCGTGCGATGACCGCGGCGTTCAAGGACATTCAAAAACACCATGTCTGGACCTATGCCGCGATGCAAAAAGCTGCGGCGCGATTTGATGAAACGCTATCGCCCAATGCCATCGAGGCAGAAGGCCAGGTGGCCAAGAGTACCTTTGGCAATCAAAAAGCAAAGCTCTGGGAGCGCATGCAGGAGCGCTGGACTTCCTTGTCCGGTGCTTACGACGATGGTTTGGTCGGCGTGTTCACTCAGTATTTCACTGAGAGTTACGAAGAGCTGACAAGTGAAGATCCGGAACAAAATTCCGGAATGTAA
- the tssM gene encoding type VI secretion system membrane subunit TssM has product MKFWLGITAIFIGILALIALIWFGGPFLAIAGVRPFEPLWVRLLLASIILLTIGGWQVYRIYKRIAANRALEQEILQPKASDEDIQIMSERMKDALKTLKTASGNTRTYLYDLPWYLMIGPPGSGKTTALMHSGLKFANSRGKGEAQKLEGLGGTRYCDWWFAENAVLIDTAGRYTTQDSDEEHDRDAWLGFLKILRKARPRQPVNGVMVSISLEDLMTLSEAELKLHTDAIRTRLIELYKTLKIDFPVYVIFTKADTVAGFMEFFGSYPESRRNLVWGATFQTREKNKNMVAETPAEFDLLIERLNEEMADRLQEEPDPRARLMLYGFPTQVAALKDRITGFLNAIFEPSRYYPNAVLRGFYFTSGTQTGTAIDRVIGSMNQAFGTAYQQAALSGQGKSYFLRDLLTKVIIGEAGWVTHNRQVVRWATATRIAAYSVIVLATLGLGSIWTISYFNNRALIDETAKAVAAVRAEGEGVLEQRIVRDDSLRDTAYILSLLRGLPAGYDTRNDPTPMMEKFGLSQRERLQAAGITSYRSGLERLLRPRLLLRIEEQMTDVLDNRTAPGGEAIDQLYNLAKLYRMVAGDAPEIDKDQIKNSFRADFLQSFPGPQGEVLRNELNTHVTAMLDLDFGGNVMTDQLDGVLVAEVQRELARVSLAERGYALLKSRAKGLASDNWIAEQRGGPDMVTVFETVNGDTLDTVVVDKFYTYPGFHLSVLPNLAGIREELERDKWVFGDIGEANAFSDQYQSLPSEILGLYTKDFIEAWEEALGNLKFKSMRADKPLYTTLQAVSAPTSPVVQLLESIRNETLLTQDLSSPTLAGAVADGSAANAGAEAAQKVFQRYVFDAAGGLKRIGIEAGLKVLAPGGIADAVGGTGGNSGPTIIPGKAIEDHFRPYHVLIEGENSRKIDALLLNFKNILDNLLVVANNPLQSETANSNVQIQASLLRSNATRFPNPFDQLILQSAKEFDEEFKETSITQLNEKLKSQVVEQCRQIVGRNYPFSNGRSEVPMTEFAKLFSPAGIMQRFFDENLKPLVDTSSRPWNWKPEVSQADRLSNATLRQFERADLIKQAFFPTGNAFPSVGLQVVPRALSQQADAASLEVNGNLVLVTRGPGFNADIEPLPASFDWPSNTATPRVVLVIQPEVPGYRSRQEIHGDWAFYRFVRANRVSSGQNKFVIRKTLGGRQVAFTVTLRSKPNPFFLSAVGDFSCPTSF; this is encoded by the coding sequence ATGAAATTCTGGCTCGGTATTACGGCAATATTTATAGGCATTCTTGCCTTGATCGCCCTGATCTGGTTTGGCGGCCCGTTTTTGGCGATCGCAGGCGTTCGCCCGTTCGAACCACTTTGGGTGCGGCTGCTGCTGGCTTCTATCATCTTGCTGACAATCGGCGGCTGGCAGGTTTACCGGATCTACAAACGCATTGCGGCCAATCGCGCGCTTGAGCAGGAAATTCTGCAACCCAAAGCAAGTGACGAAGACATCCAGATCATGTCTGAGCGCATGAAGGATGCCCTGAAGACGCTCAAGACGGCCAGTGGCAACACGCGCACGTATCTTTACGACTTGCCCTGGTACTTGATGATCGGGCCACCAGGCTCAGGCAAAACCACAGCTTTGATGCATTCTGGCCTGAAATTCGCAAATTCTCGCGGCAAGGGCGAAGCGCAGAAGCTCGAAGGACTGGGGGGAACTCGCTACTGCGACTGGTGGTTCGCCGAAAATGCCGTGCTGATCGATACCGCCGGGCGATACACAACACAGGATTCCGACGAAGAGCACGATCGGGACGCCTGGTTGGGATTCCTCAAGATCCTGCGAAAAGCCCGCCCGCGGCAGCCGGTCAATGGCGTGATGGTGTCGATCAGTTTGGAAGACTTGATGACGCTATCCGAAGCGGAGCTCAAGCTTCACACGGACGCGATCAGAACCCGTCTGATCGAGCTTTATAAGACGCTGAAAATCGACTTTCCGGTCTATGTGATCTTCACCAAGGCCGATACCGTTGCGGGTTTCATGGAGTTCTTTGGCTCTTATCCGGAAAGCCGGCGCAACCTTGTCTGGGGTGCAACATTCCAGACACGGGAAAAGAACAAGAACATGGTCGCCGAAACACCAGCGGAGTTCGATCTATTGATCGAGCGTTTGAACGAGGAAATGGCGGACCGCCTGCAGGAAGAACCTGATCCGCGTGCTCGCCTGATGCTTTATGGCTTTCCAACCCAGGTTGCCGCGCTCAAAGACCGGATTACCGGCTTCCTCAATGCCATTTTCGAGCCGAGCCGGTATTATCCAAACGCTGTCCTCCGAGGTTTCTATTTTACATCCGGCACCCAGACCGGCACCGCGATTGACCGGGTGATTGGCTCTATGAACCAGGCATTCGGCACGGCTTATCAGCAGGCTGCTCTGTCGGGTCAGGGCAAAAGCTATTTCCTGCGAGACTTGCTGACGAAGGTCATCATTGGCGAGGCAGGCTGGGTTACGCACAACCGACAAGTGGTGCGATGGGCAACAGCCACCAGGATTGCGGCTTATTCTGTGATCGTGCTGGCAACGCTTGGACTCGGCAGCATCTGGACCATAAGCTATTTCAACAACAGGGCTCTCATCGATGAGACAGCCAAGGCGGTCGCAGCTGTGCGCGCTGAAGGTGAGGGGGTCCTGGAACAACGTATCGTGCGCGATGATAGCCTGCGCGACACAGCGTATATCCTCTCTCTCTTGCGTGGATTGCCGGCTGGTTACGATACCCGCAATGACCCGACACCGATGATGGAAAAGTTCGGTCTCAGTCAGCGCGAGAGGCTTCAGGCTGCAGGTATCACTTCCTATCGCAGCGGATTGGAAAGGCTGCTCCGCCCGCGTCTGTTGCTGCGAATTGAAGAACAAATGACCGATGTCCTGGACAACCGCACGGCTCCAGGTGGTGAAGCCATCGATCAGCTATACAATCTTGCCAAGCTCTATCGAATGGTGGCGGGAGATGCGCCTGAAATTGACAAGGACCAGATCAAAAACTCCTTCCGTGCGGACTTCCTGCAAAGTTTCCCTGGACCGCAAGGCGAAGTTCTGCGCAACGAGCTAAATACTCACGTCACCGCGATGTTGGATCTGGATTTCGGTGGCAACGTCATGACGGACCAGCTCGACGGTGTGCTGGTGGCCGAAGTGCAACGTGAACTGGCGCGGGTCAGTCTCGCTGAACGGGGATATGCATTGTTGAAGTCGCGCGCCAAAGGACTGGCCAGCGACAACTGGATTGCCGAACAGCGTGGCGGACCGGATATGGTGACGGTGTTCGAGACCGTCAACGGAGACACTCTGGACACTGTCGTCGTCGACAAATTTTACACGTACCCTGGTTTCCATCTGTCCGTATTGCCGAACCTTGCCGGCATTCGGGAAGAACTGGAGCGAGACAAGTGGGTGTTTGGCGACATTGGCGAGGCCAATGCCTTTTCCGACCAGTATCAGTCGCTGCCCAGCGAGATCCTTGGGCTCTATACCAAAGACTTCATCGAAGCCTGGGAAGAAGCTCTGGGGAACCTCAAGTTCAAATCTATGAGGGCTGACAAGCCGCTCTATACGACTTTGCAGGCGGTTTCCGCGCCAACGTCCCCTGTTGTCCAGCTTCTGGAAAGCATCCGAAACGAAACGTTGCTGACACAAGACCTGTCCAGTCCAACTCTTGCAGGTGCGGTTGCCGACGGCAGCGCTGCAAATGCAGGAGCAGAAGCTGCGCAAAAAGTGTTCCAGCGTTACGTGTTCGACGCTGCTGGCGGACTGAAACGCATCGGTATTGAGGCGGGTCTGAAGGTTCTGGCTCCCGGTGGCATTGCAGATGCCGTAGGAGGGACAGGTGGCAACAGTGGGCCGACCATCATTCCGGGCAAGGCTATAGAAGACCATTTCCGGCCGTATCATGTGCTCATAGAAGGCGAAAACAGCCGCAAGATCGATGCCTTGTTGCTGAACTTCAAAAACATTCTGGACAATCTCCTGGTCGTTGCCAACAACCCGCTTCAAAGTGAAACCGCGAATTCAAATGTCCAGATCCAGGCTTCACTCCTTAGAAGCAATGCTACGCGCTTCCCCAATCCGTTTGATCAGTTGATCCTGCAGTCGGCCAAGGAATTCGATGAGGAATTCAAGGAAACGTCGATTACCCAACTGAATGAAAAACTGAAGTCGCAAGTCGTTGAACAGTGCCGACAGATCGTTGGCAGAAACTATCCGTTCTCCAATGGCCGCTCTGAAGTGCCCATGACGGAGTTTGCAAAGCTGTTTTCACCGGCCGGCATCATGCAGCGATTTTTCGATGAAAATCTGAAGCCACTGGTAGACACCTCTTCAAGGCCTTGGAACTGGAAGCCGGAAGTCTCGCAGGCAGACCGGCTTTCCAATGCGACGCTGCGCCAATTCGAACGGGCAGATCTTATCAAGCAGGCCTTTTTCCCGACAGGCAACGCGTTCCCTTCAGTTGGTCTTCAGGTTGTTCCACGGGCATTGTCGCAACAGGCCGATGCTGCCAGCCTGGAGGTAAATGGCAACCTTGTGCTGGTCACACGTGGCCCGGGATTCAATGCGGATATTGAGCCATTGCCGGCGAGCTTCGATTGGCCGAGCAATACGGCGACCCCACGCGTTGTGCTGGTGATCCAGCCTGAGGTGCCGGGATATCGTTCACGTCAGGAAATCCACGGTGATTGGGCATTTTACCGCTTTGTCAGAGCCAATCGGGTGAGCTCGGGCCAGAACAAGTTTGTCATTCGGAAAACACTCGGCGGTCGTCAGGTCGCCTTTACCGTGACACTGCGTTCCAAACCCAATCCGTTCTTTTTGTCTGCGGTCGGCGACTTCAGCTGCCCCACGAGCTTCTGA
- the tssK gene encoding type VI secretion system baseplate subunit TssK codes for MSWYSKVAWTEGLFLRPHHLQQSDRYGEHLLDERVRLASPYPWGFSEIEIDQDVGQQCRFALRYGRGIFPDGTVFNFPADGTPPPAIDVPEDAAGQIVWLGIPETTVNAVEVASGRDDAATRYIQGRETIIDSTSAIRQEEEIDVAHPRLMYSIRSTPHPGHVCLPVARITEIKDRIVITDGTFAPPVLACHVHPAVTGWIDSVIGWVERKLSELARYAADTSAGGGLQNFDYLTLQMLNRIHPMLMHLRKSAYIHPERLYSEFLQIAGELATFATEERRARNYPVYDHDKLHEIFKPVMSDIQAFLSAGYDRRAIRLPLEQLAPNAFKSTIVDRNLFSQASFVIEVAARRPLTEIQNEFPKLFKVGPFGQMRQIVYSNLPGIPLIHMPVPPAQIRALTDRVYFRLDKTTPLWREFSQDSAVGLQFSGNWPDLQLEFYAIREGR; via the coding sequence ATGTCGTGGTATAGCAAGGTTGCATGGACCGAAGGCTTGTTTTTGCGGCCGCACCACCTTCAGCAGAGCGACCGTTATGGCGAGCACCTGCTCGATGAACGGGTTCGCTTGGCGTCTCCTTATCCCTGGGGCTTCTCGGAAATTGAAATTGACCAGGATGTCGGCCAGCAATGCCGCTTCGCACTTAGGTATGGGCGCGGAATTTTCCCGGACGGCACGGTTTTCAACTTTCCAGCCGATGGAACACCGCCGCCGGCAATCGATGTGCCGGAAGATGCGGCGGGGCAGATCGTCTGGCTCGGAATCCCCGAGACCACAGTCAACGCGGTCGAGGTTGCGAGTGGTCGTGACGATGCCGCCACACGCTATATTCAGGGGCGTGAGACCATCATCGATTCCACATCTGCAATTCGGCAGGAGGAGGAGATCGATGTTGCGCACCCAAGGTTGATGTACTCGATCAGATCCACGCCTCATCCGGGACACGTTTGTTTGCCGGTTGCCCGGATCACAGAGATCAAGGATCGCATCGTCATCACTGACGGGACATTTGCACCGCCCGTGCTGGCCTGTCATGTGCACCCCGCAGTTACGGGCTGGATCGATTCAGTGATTGGTTGGGTTGAGCGCAAGTTGAGCGAATTGGCGCGCTATGCGGCAGACACTTCGGCCGGTGGCGGATTGCAAAACTTTGATTACCTGACCTTGCAGATGCTGAACAGGATCCATCCGATGCTGATGCATCTGCGCAAATCTGCCTATATCCATCCAGAGCGCCTTTATTCGGAGTTTCTGCAAATCGCCGGCGAACTGGCGACCTTCGCGACGGAGGAACGCCGAGCACGCAATTATCCTGTTTACGACCACGACAAGCTGCATGAGATCTTCAAGCCGGTGATGTCCGACATCCAGGCTTTCTTGTCGGCAGGGTACGATCGCCGTGCGATCAGGCTTCCTCTGGAACAACTGGCGCCCAATGCCTTCAAGTCGACGATTGTCGATCGCAATTTGTTTTCACAAGCAAGCTTTGTCATCGAGGTGGCTGCCCGTCGTCCGCTTACCGAGATCCAGAACGAGTTCCCGAAACTGTTCAAGGTCGGCCCGTTCGGCCAGATGCGGCAGATTGTTTATTCCAACTTGCCGGGCATCCCGTTGATTCACATGCCGGTTCCACCTGCACAGATTCGGGCGTTGACTGATCGGGTTTATTTCAGGCTCGACAAGACAACGCCACTTTGGCGCGAGTTCAGTCAGGATTCGGCAGTCGGTCTGCAATTCTCGGGCAATTGGCCTGATTTGCAGCTTGAGTTCTACGCTATTCGGGAGGGCCGCTGA
- a CDS encoding type VI secretion system Vgr family protein, protein MAELKSVFGQDELSVVTVECDEGLSDDFVIRLEVVSQQEDLDFDQAIATHMTVKVVTNNGDTRHFDGLLTDAKWLGHRDSYYRYRLTLRPWFWLLTKNANCRIFKDKSAPDIISEVLGEHDFADHRKNLTESYEPIHYCVQYRESDYDFCCRLMEEFGISYFFEHEDGKHTMVLADAKSSYSPITGDSNIPFIPLGGDSQRDKEHLYHWVPSRRFRTGKFAMNDYDFEKPSASLEADRDAGSSYRAGSLESYDYPGRYTEKDKGGTFSNIRLEAEQAADKRIETAGEVPRLFAGGLFTLQDHPHGPQNREYLVIRASHQIITEQYRSGGGGAQGEAYTGTYDVLSTDIPFRTPAITPKPRIPGPQTAKVVGQGEIDVDEYGQIMVEFHWDRDKTQSRRVRVAQVWSGKNWGGIYIPRVDQEVIVQFLEGDPDQPIVIGTVYNADNMPPYSLPGEKNKAGIKSDSTMGGGGYNEFVLDDSKGQEEIGIHAQKDMNTVIENNETLHVKNCRDTKIDVNRTEKVGMNTTEEIGMVWKAKAGMMIEFEVGASKITMTPAMINIKSPMINIEADAMLNAKGTLTTVTGSAFLTLKGGLVLIN, encoded by the coding sequence ATGGCCGAATTGAAATCGGTCTTCGGTCAAGACGAGCTTTCCGTTGTTACCGTTGAGTGCGATGAAGGCCTGAGCGATGATTTTGTAATCCGCCTGGAAGTGGTCAGCCAACAGGAAGATCTGGATTTCGACCAAGCCATTGCCACGCATATGACAGTCAAGGTGGTTACCAACAATGGCGACACGCGCCATTTTGACGGACTTCTGACCGATGCCAAGTGGCTTGGTCATCGCGATTCATATTATCGCTACAGGCTGACGTTGCGTCCTTGGTTCTGGCTTTTGACGAAAAATGCCAATTGCAGGATTTTCAAGGATAAGTCAGCACCCGACATCATTTCAGAAGTGCTTGGTGAACACGATTTTGCTGATCACCGCAAAAACCTGACCGAAAGCTACGAACCCATCCACTACTGCGTACAGTACCGGGAATCGGATTACGATTTCTGTTGTCGCCTGATGGAAGAGTTCGGCATTTCCTATTTCTTCGAACACGAAGACGGAAAACACACCATGGTTTTGGCTGACGCGAAATCGTCCTACAGCCCGATCACAGGTGACAGCAATATACCGTTCATACCGCTCGGCGGGGACAGCCAGCGAGACAAGGAACACCTTTACCACTGGGTTCCGAGCCGTCGCTTTCGCACCGGCAAATTTGCCATGAACGACTATGATTTTGAAAAACCGAGTGCGTCGCTCGAAGCGGATCGCGATGCGGGGTCATCTTATAGAGCTGGGTCGCTTGAAAGTTATGACTATCCCGGTCGGTACACAGAGAAGGACAAAGGTGGCACCTTCAGCAACATTCGTCTGGAGGCCGAACAAGCAGCAGACAAACGTATTGAAACGGCTGGAGAAGTTCCGCGCCTGTTTGCAGGCGGGTTGTTCACTTTGCAAGACCATCCCCACGGTCCGCAAAACCGCGAATATCTGGTCATCAGGGCCAGTCACCAGATCATCACCGAACAGTATCGCTCGGGCGGCGGTGGCGCTCAAGGTGAAGCCTATACAGGTACCTATGATGTGCTATCGACAGATATTCCTTTCCGTACTCCGGCAATTACACCGAAACCGCGTATCCCCGGACCACAAACCGCGAAGGTCGTGGGACAGGGCGAAATCGATGTCGATGAGTACGGTCAGATCATGGTCGAGTTTCACTGGGACCGTGACAAGACGCAGTCAAGGCGCGTGCGTGTCGCTCAGGTCTGGTCCGGCAAGAATTGGGGTGGCATCTACATTCCGCGCGTAGACCAGGAAGTGATCGTGCAATTCCTGGAAGGCGATCCAGACCAGCCGATCGTTATCGGAACGGTCTACAACGCCGACAACATGCCCCCATATTCCTTGCCTGGCGAAAAGAACAAGGCCGGTATCAAGTCCGACTCGACGATGGGGGGAGGTGGCTACAACGAGTTTGTGCTCGATGATTCCAAAGGACAGGAAGAAATCGGCATTCATGCGCAAAAAGACATGAACACCGTCATCGAGAACAATGAAACCCTTCATGTGAAGAACTGCCGTGACACCAAGATTGATGTCAACAGAACCGAAAAAGTCGGCATGAACACGACTGAAGAAATCGGAATGGTCTGGAAGGCGAAAGCCGGCATGATGATCGAGTTCGAAGTCGGTGCGAGCAAGATCACGATGACCCCGGCTATGATCAACATCAAGTCTCCAATGATCAATATCGAGGCTGATGCGATGTTGAACGCTAAAGGCACTTTGACCACCGTCACCGGAAGCGCATTCTTGACGCTGAAAGGTGGACTTGTTCTGATCAATTAA
- the icmH gene encoding type IVB secretion system protein IcmH/DotU, protein MSDNDDPFGVSKRKGKTIVRPNPGGRWSETQQGSPPGQPGQPPQAPPGQVPPQAPPPQARPGGAPDPWQGGQGSGPDPYAPTPTGYEYGQQQAPDLRTPPPQQPQHPVPPQQPAPPPAGTPAPGAGQLEHTPDINEIRVANRNPISRAAAPLLLLLGRLHLTMTDAQFDALMRDVYNSIKTFEKDLRNAGITDDQIQSAAYALCATSDDIVQNLPSAGRHQWTQYSMLTQFFGQATGGVEFFQLLEKAKQDPGRNYGVLEVMHSCLSLGFYGKYRAIQGGQQGLERERRDLHEILRRVRPRPGDDLSPHWRGLELLQRRTGFSIPIWSVAAVAGALLLGGYVTLMLLLASGSEVIASRATALYPTGPVELAREGYQPKPPPAPEPPADATIDTVSEQLAGLEGVEIQQAGPAIMLRMRAQFDVAAATLRPEFQLLVEQVGQTLDGVDGEILVVGHTDSDPIRNNPRFPTNWHLSVERAKSVAAVMQSILQQPDRVAVEGRGADEPIAPNTSRDGKALNRRVEVFLKPPTKGLVINN, encoded by the coding sequence ATGTCGGATAACGACGATCCCTTTGGCGTTTCCAAACGCAAGGGAAAAACCATAGTTCGGCCCAATCCCGGCGGACGATGGAGCGAGACCCAGCAAGGCAGCCCGCCTGGGCAGCCGGGCCAGCCCCCTCAAGCGCCGCCAGGCCAGGTTCCACCGCAGGCCCCGCCGCCACAAGCGCGTCCGGGCGGGGCTCCGGATCCGTGGCAAGGAGGTCAAGGTTCCGGGCCGGACCCTTATGCGCCGACACCGACCGGCTATGAATACGGTCAGCAACAAGCCCCGGACCTCCGGACACCACCACCTCAGCAACCCCAGCATCCGGTGCCACCGCAACAGCCTGCGCCACCGCCAGCTGGAACCCCTGCGCCCGGAGCAGGGCAGCTGGAACACACTCCAGATATCAATGAGATCCGGGTCGCCAACCGCAATCCGATTTCAAGGGCTGCAGCCCCTCTGCTTCTGCTACTGGGGCGCTTGCATCTGACCATGACGGATGCCCAGTTCGATGCTTTGATGCGCGATGTCTACAACTCTATCAAAACATTCGAAAAAGACCTCAGAAACGCAGGCATAACGGACGACCAGATCCAGTCCGCAGCTTACGCCTTATGCGCGACATCCGACGACATCGTCCAAAACCTTCCCTCTGCCGGACGACATCAATGGACGCAATACTCCATGCTGACCCAGTTTTTCGGGCAGGCGACCGGCGGTGTCGAGTTTTTTCAACTGCTTGAAAAGGCAAAGCAGGATCCAGGACGCAACTACGGCGTTCTGGAGGTCATGCATTCGTGTTTGTCTCTTGGTTTTTACGGAAAGTATCGAGCCATCCAGGGCGGTCAACAGGGACTTGAGCGCGAACGCCGGGATCTGCATGAAATCTTGCGGCGGGTAAGGCCTCGACCCGGTGACGACCTGTCTCCACACTGGCGCGGGCTGGAACTGCTCCAAAGGCGCACAGGTTTTTCCATCCCGATCTGGTCAGTTGCGGCCGTTGCAGGCGCGTTGCTGCTCGGCGGATATGTGACGCTCATGCTGCTATTGGCGAGTGGCAGCGAAGTCATTGCAAGTCGCGCAACAGCGCTTTACCCCACAGGTCCTGTCGAACTCGCTCGCGAGGGCTATCAGCCGAAACCTCCACCAGCACCTGAGCCCCCGGCAGATGCCACGATAGACACGGTCTCCGAACAGCTGGCTGGTTTGGAAGGCGTCGAAATTCAGCAGGCAGGCCCTGCGATCATGTTGCGTATGCGTGCTCAGTTTGATGTGGCAGCTGCCACGTTGCGACCCGAGTTTCAGTTGCTGGTCGAACAGGTCGGTCAGACCTTGGATGGCGTCGACGGCGAGATTCTCGTTGTCGGGCACACGGACAGTGATCCTATCCGCAACAATCCGAGGTTTCCGACCAATTGGCACCTTTCAGTGGAACGCGCCAAATCGGTTGCCGCAGTGATGCAATCCATTTTGCAGCAGCCCGATAGGGTGGCGGTGGAAGGGCGCGGTGCAGATGAACCGATCGCACCCAATACAAGCCGTGACGGCAAGGCCCTCAACCGCAGGGTGGAAGTTTTCTTGAAACCGCCGACCAAAGGTCTGGTGATCAACAATTAG
- a CDS encoding DUF6931 family protein, whose translation MGSRIRFTKAKQVFETYPELSDNVVEPTSDVAPQDYVRALQEGESPLTSICYFAHALPKRESVWWGMKCVSGLGAVKTDTDRHILELCEHWVREGDEEARSAVQAAAEAAKPDSAAVWIGMAAGWSGGSLSPNPDHRVDMPADLTAKAVNAGIMIAMGHVEPPNRDNALDTCISAGLSFAEGGSMPTVSLREPAAL comes from the coding sequence ATGGGATCTCGTATCCGCTTCACGAAAGCCAAGCAGGTGTTTGAAACATATCCAGAATTGTCCGATAATGTTGTCGAACCAACATCGGATGTTGCACCTCAAGATTATGTGCGTGCGTTGCAGGAAGGCGAAAGCCCGCTCACCTCAATCTGTTATTTCGCGCACGCTTTGCCGAAAAGAGAGTCCGTCTGGTGGGGAATGAAATGTGTTTCTGGCCTTGGTGCTGTCAAGACCGACACCGACAGGCACATATTGGAACTATGCGAACACTGGGTACGCGAGGGCGATGAAGAAGCCCGGTCAGCGGTCCAAGCAGCAGCGGAAGCTGCAAAGCCTGACAGTGCCGCAGTATGGATCGGAATGGCAGCTGGATGGTCCGGTGGATCGTTGTCGCCAAATCCCGATCACCGGGTTGATATGCCGGCTGATCTGACGGCCAAAGCCGTCAATGCGGGCATCATGATCGCGATGGGGCATGTCGAGCCGCCGAATCGCGATAATGCTCTCGATACCTGCATTTCTGCGGGACTGTCGTTTGCCGAAGGTGGGTCGATGCCAACAGTCAGCCTGCGCGAACCGGCAGCATTGTAA